A region from the Microcebus murinus isolate Inina chromosome 3, M.murinus_Inina_mat1.0, whole genome shotgun sequence genome encodes:
- the LOC105856172 gene encoding eukaryotic initiation factor 4A-III-like produces the protein MGLREDLLRGIYAYGFENPSAIQQRATKQIIKGRDVIAQSQSGTGKTATFTISVLQCLDTQVRDAQALILAPTRELAVQIQKGLLALGDYMNVQCHACIGGTNVGEDIRRLDYGQHVVAGTPGRVFDMIRRGSLRTRAIKMLVLDEADEMLNKGFKDQIYDVYRYLPPATQVVLISATLPHEILEMTTKFMTDPIRIVLKRDELTLEGIRQFFVAVEREEWKFDTLCDLYDTLTITQAVIFCNTRRKVDWLAEKMREANFTVCSMHGDMPQKEREWVVKEFRAGASRVLISTDVWARGLDVPQVSLIINYDLPNSRELYIHRIGRSGRYGRKGVAINFVKNDDIRILRDTEQYYSTQIDEMPVNVADLL, from the coding sequence ATGGGCCTGCGGGAGGACCTGCTGCGCGGCATCTACGCCTACGGGTTTGAAAACCCTTCGGCGATCCAACAGCGAGCTACCAAGCAGATAATTAAAGGGAGAGATGTCATCGCACAGTCTCAGTCTGGCACAGGTAAAACAGCCACCTTCACTATTTCAGTCCTTCAGTGCTTGGATACTCAGGTTCGTGATGCCCAGGCTCTGATCTTGGCCCCCACGCGAGAGCTGGCTGTGCAGATCCAGAAGGGCCTGCTTGCTCTCGGCGACTACATGAACGTCCAGTGCCACGCCTGCATCGGGGGCACCAATGTGGGCGAGGACATCAGGAGGCTGGATTACGGACAGCACGTCGTCGCAGGCACACCAGGGCGCGTCTTCGATATGATTCGTAGAGGAAGTTTAAGGACACGAGCTATCAAGATGTTGGTTTTGGATGAGGCTGACGAAATGTTGAATAAAGGCTTCAAAGACCAGATTTATGACGTGTACAGGTACCTGCCTCCGGCCACACAGGTGGTCCTTATCAGTGCCACGCTGCCCCATGAAATCCTGGAAATGACCACCAAGTTCATGACGGACCCCATCCGCATCGTGCTAAAACGTGATGAGTTGACTCTGGAAGGCATCAGACAGTTTTTTGTGGCAGTGGAAAGAGAAGAGTGGAAGTTTGACACCCTGTGTGATCTCTACGACACACTGACCATCACGCAGGCGGTCATCTTCTGTAACACCAGGAGGAAGGTTGACTGGCTGGCAGAGAAGATGAGAGAAGCCAACTTCACCGTGTGCTCGATGCACGGAGACATGCCGCAGAAGGAGCGCGAGTGGGTCGTGAAGGAGTTCCGGGCCGGCGCCAGCCGAGTGCTCATCTCCACAGACGTCTGGGCCAGGGGCTTGGATGTCCCGCAGGTGTCCCTCATCATTAACTACGACCTGCCCAATAGCAGAGAGTTGTACATACACAGAATTGGGAGGTCAGGTCGATATGGTCGAAAGGGTGTGGCCATCAATTTTGTAAAGAACGACGACATCCGCATCCTCCGAGATACTGAACAGTACTACTCCACTCAGATTGATGAAATGCCTGTGAACGTTGCCGATCTGCTCTGA